GGGATTTTACATGCAGTTCTACATTATATAAAACTGCACTGAAGACTGTGCAGAATATCTTAATATGAAGGATCTACTATGTTTTAATGTAATGTTACAGAAAACAGGCTAACAATTTATGGgtacaaaattatatattaaatCTGTCCCTGCAAGTGCTCTTTAggtcttttttcccccaagtaCAATTTTACTTGCAGATTAAATACTAGCAATATCTCAGACAGATAAAATGCAAACAACTTAAGTTTAACCAAAGAAAATAGTATTAGTGCCTCACACACTTTACTAAAATGAAACCATTTTTTAAGTCAGTTAGTTTTAAGTATCATGTTGACCAGTTTCACTAATAAGACCCCAACATTCCATAAAACTGGAAAATAAAATTTAAGTTTTAGGAGTCAATGGGTTTCACTGCtgtgaaaattaaaaaataaaaagaaagaaagaaaaaagcagaAAGTGGACATCAACCAGCACCTGCGTACGTACAGTACACCTTGCAGTCGAATGCAAGGTTACTTCGTCCTATGGTAAAGTTCGCCCCCAGCCTGGTAGCCAGAGATGCCACTCTTTCTGCCCAGCTAACACCATTGTGCGCCTGTGTGAGTGGTGCCAGCTTAACCTCAATCACACcaatattgctgccaccacctgtGACAGGGAAAGCAAGAAGCTTATGGAAAACACACAGCCTAAAAATATCAATGAATACATCCACATCTGTTCTATTTTAAAGGACTAAACTGTTCTCTATCAAATCTGAACTGTTAATTTaccaaacttttttaaaaaatataaaatgcatTCTAACAATTATCCTAGCTACCAGTCTTCAATGTTCACATTAATTATGGTTTTGCTAATCAATTAACTTTAGTATACTATTCATAAACTATATGCTAGTCTTTTCCCTTGCCACTATTTTATACTAATTAATAGTTTTTCAGTGCCAAGAAGAGCAGTTTATTATAAAACGTGCTTTACCTGCACTGCTTTCAGTTCTCTAGCAGGACATTAGAATACTGATGGAAACAGAACCAATATGCTGTTCTTCATTCTAGATGTTTTAGACATATGAGTGCTATTTGTATTTGAGAATATGTAGAAACATTTTTGTTCAGCAGAAGAGACCATGACCAGCTCAGACTTTGAAAAGTCCTTTTAATTGAGCAGGAAATAGAAAGGATAAAATCAACAGCAAGATAATTTGATTAAAACATTAGCCTAAATAGTCCATTCTTAACACTACAAGTTTTACTttccttgatttttattttatgaaCAGATGCAGATGTGCAAGTTACTTCAAAGGATGCTTCAAGTTTCTTCAACTAAAAGCAGTGCAAGTTCTCAGTTCAGAAATCAGTATATGAAGGCATCTTAGGTAGTTTACTTCAATTTCTTTCATGCAACTTCTTGCATCATCATAAAAACATTAGAAGTTCATGACACCGAGCACAAGCTTTATTTGTTACTTAGATTTAAAGTGATTATATGCACAATTCAATAATAAACTTATGAACAAGAAACTCTGACACATACTGCTTTACTGGCTCCAACCGAACACAGAATGGAAGAGTCTGGAGAAAAAGCACAGCCATACACCCAATTCTGGTGCCCTCTTAATACCTTCATCATATttcctgcaaaggaaaaaaatggcAAAACTAGGAGTATTAGTTCCAGATTAGTAACCTCCAGGAATAGTCCAAATCCAGTTGTATTTAACGTTTTATGCAAGAGATTTTTTGAAAAAGACACTGTACTGTTGTTCTAAACTACTTTGTTTTAAAGAGACTCTGGCTGTATAAAAGTTACCTGCCATATTGAAATGGCCTCCGAACGCTGTACCTTGACCAGCAGGGTCAGCACACATACCACTGTAAATGGCCACTGAACCTCAAATACATGCTCCTTGCTGAGGTGTAGATACAGTCTGCACTATATGGGATGATGATTAAATGACTACTATAAGGGGGCTGAGGTCAATAAAGGTTTAAAAGCCCAAAATACACATTGATACTACTGCTGACGACTGCAGAAAGATTGCTCTATGCTCTCCCAAcaggtgaatttaaaaaataaacaaaacaaaactatacCATCATCTTTCAGGTCCCACACTCTTAGCGTTTTGTCTCTTGATGCAGACACTAATATCAGGCTGCCATCTGGGGCAAAGGTTAAATCTCTGACCAATTCAGTATGGTCCATCAGATTAAGGAGGAGTTTTCCTGTTGCACAAGAAGGATACCAATTAAGAGAAAGTGCATAGCAATTCTTTTTCTCAAATTAAACACCCACAAATAAAGCTTAAAGATAAAATTCCTCCTCCTCGCCTACTTTTGGAGACTGGCTAGAGCAGAGATGTATCTAAAATATGTAAAGAAATGTATCTTGTATACATACTTCATAGTGATAAGACGCATTTAATCTTTCAACTCTGACTAGGTCTGGAAAACTTCTAAAATCAATACAGTAACAAGATTAGATGTCTGAGAAGTAACCTAAGTGAATTACCTTTTAACTTTAGATGAATGCATGGTTTTGTTCTTAACTTCAAAGAGCAAGTTTTTCCAGTAGCAACTTCCCTAATATTCATTAAGTAATTTCACTACTAAGTGACCAGGAGTTAGTTGCAGCCCAATATAATGGTAATTACAAATTAGACTGCAGGATTCCATACCCCCTTGTAGCTTCAAAGGTTAGGACTGTCAGCCTATTTTAACAGAATCAGTATTGctcataaaaaaaaatggagcaaGTGATAATTATTTCTAAAAAACCTTCCCCATAACCAAAGAACTAAAGGAAACTCTTCCCTACCTGAAATGAAgagttttccttaaaaaaaaaagctaaaaaatTCAAGTGTCTCAAGTCAAGCACATACTTACACACTTTTATGGACTGAGGCCTAAGCTAGtatttcttcccccatgccaccCAGTTCTCCGCCACATCCGAATGACACTTCTAAAGTGCATTTCAGGCGAGATTTCACAAAGCAATAACAAGACAGTAATGGTTTGGTATGTAATCTGCCATCTTAGCCCGGAGACACTGAAGTACAACCTGAACCATTTCTCTTTTCAACAGCATTTCTTTAGTACAATTGTAATTGCAAAGGTCCCTTCTATTTTTAGACCTAACTTAGTTCATTTTAACTGCACTTTTCAAATTAGCATTCATAAACCAATATATTTAGAATCTAGCTATTTCTAGTTTATGATATAGCTTCAATGCTGCATTAAGTAACAATGGCAAGACATACATTTAAACAAGCTCCTGTACCTGTGTATACATCCCATATTTTGATGCGCCCGTTGTTCAAGCCAGTTGCAAGGAGAAGCTGATCTTGCCCAAATTTGAATCGATGCCATTCTATATTCACACAGCGACTCTGTTTTTCAGGCACTGAAGACCCAAAAGCAAGACTCCAGACTATATCACCACAGTCAATTATATGCTCACAAGGCTTATTTTTTTGACCACTATCACTGTTCTGTCTTGAGAGTCTTGCATTGACTGAATTTGCAACATTCTTTGTGCTGTGCAACAAGCTGTAAAACAAGTCAGCATTTTAGAAAGAATGCGCTTTACTCTAGAAACACAATGAACTGAGTATTTTATTTCAATAAATCTATGGGCAGTCATAATACACATATTGCTCTTGTATCTAAAATTAATACCGTAAGATTTTAAAATGACTGCTCCTTGTTCTTCAGTTGCGAAGAGAGTTTGCCATAGCTGAAAACCTTGCCCATTATACCAATAAATTCTAGTTTCCTAATTCTACTTCTTTAACCCTTCATGAAAGATAACATTTTAAATGCTATACTTAAACTGAAAATTTTAGTGAGAATCTGAATGTACATTACAGTTAAGTATCTGAGTTGTTTTTTATATAAaagattgggggagggagggatcctttCTGTTCTGCTACAACTCACCAAACACCACATTTAATTAGAAAAATCCTAGTAAGAGATATTGAAGCCTGCACACCATACTTAATAAACCGAGTACAGTGCAGAGAAAATGTATTTGCTATACAGGGAAATGCTGCTGACAATCACAAAAATGTAATTTACCACTTCCAGATGGTCTTAAAAGTGACCTGCAAATTAAAAATGTGCGGTGTTCTTTTTATAATATGCTGAAAATATGCTGAGAatattctgccttttttttttttaaagcttagaGATGCCAAGAATATAAGATCTTGTTTCCTGATTTTGTTGGAGAACCAGAGACTGGAGTGGGAGTTCTCAGTCCTCAACTGAAGAGGTAGGCTATCTGAATTTCTTAAAAGAGCTTCTCTCTCAGTGTTTCAGGAAGCTGATCTGGTGTTAAACAAAAAGTACAAGTTTAAAATCACTTCCTCTCTTATTGCACAAGTCTGTCTTTCACGTGTGGTATCACTAGTTCTCCCATTGTCCATAGACCCCTACTTATATAAAAATCAAGACAGTTTATAGATAAAAACCCAAATAACCCAATCTCTCATTTATACTTCTTAAAGAAGCAAAAACAACACaccatcatttttatttatttgcaggTCACCTCATATTTCTTTAACAAAATGAAGAAATAGGAGGAAGTGAATCTGATAGCAAACAGCACAATTTTTTAATCTTACAAGTTATTAAAGCATTGAGTCCAGGGAACGAGCTTTACTATGCGATGTCCTTGTGACCACGCAAAGTAAGATCCATCAGGTGCAAAGGCAACAGTCCAGTTTTCACGTCCACACTTCTTATCAAAAGGAGATGCTGGGGCTAAGAGTTCTCCTATAGGACGTGATCttgctaaaaaacaaacaaaaaggaaatccCATTTAAAATGTGAACAAAAGATTCAGCATATTTTAAACTTATTACCAACAATGTAGAGATTTCTGCTGATAATTTTTGCTTTAAATCAGACATAAGAAACTAATTTTTGGCTAGAAAAATGACTGCTTCACAATAAATTCATTTAAAGTCTTCCTTAGTAGCGACTGCAAAAACTTCAGGTCATTAAACAGCAGAAATGTACTTAAATAACCAACAAGAAAACCACATCTCAAGGTAATATGAACCCAGCTGAAATCTCATTTATGAGTCTGTTGAAACTATTAAATTACTCTAGCCTCCAGCATTACAGATAGCACCAAAATTTGTCTCTCTGCAATTCAAGCAAGTATTTCAGTAGAGCTGAACTGAAAATTTACTTGGTGAAAGTGTGTGTGCAATGTCAGTTACATTATGTCATCACCCCACATAAATAAAACACCACTACTGATGTACTGTCAGGCAAATGAGTGGAATTTTTGGTATAAAAATCTCTCCCCAATCCCACTTATTTCTAGTGAGTATAGCAGAATAAAATAGCATCGGGCAATCagattaataaatatttgtattcTTATTTACTGGACCCGAACACAGAATATCTTCTCCCTCCAATCTAAGAGGAGGGGCAGTTTTATTGTCCTCATTACATCAGCCAACAGATTTAAGAGTACAAAATAGCGCTTTTCAGCAAGTCCATTTTTACAAATGCAAATTTAAAAGGAAGGGGTACAAAAATATCACACATGgttatgaaattttaaaaatgtttattaaacATGCAAGTGTGTTATGGATTTACAATGTTCCTACTTCAAAATCAACTGCCTTGGAGCTTGAGCCTCTCTAATATGAAGGGACGGAATTGTGCAGCAGCCCTGCCCTTCATGATGGATAAGTGCCCCAGGCTGGTTTCTCACGTGCTGTCTGTATTCATACAGGAGGGTGGGGTTTCTGTGAGTACATGAGAAACCCAACACATGCAATGGCAGCTATTACCAACATTCATTTCTTTTTTTGGGAATGGTTAACAatgaaaatatgtatttataCATTGTTTTGTGGCTTAAACAgggactgttttaaaaaaatcaccagtAGAAAATGTCCAAAATAGCTaaacaaagtattatttttttaaattagaaatccCTTGCTATCCCTTATTATCTGCAGGTTtcgttgggttttttttttgtattaccAAAAATAAAACGTCACATAAGATGTGCGCTATTGTATATATgctaccatttttttttaaaggagtcaCTGAAACACAATAGCTTTAACAAAAGAACCATTTTGTCAAACAGTCCATTTTTTACTTAATAAGTTGACTGAAATCTGTATTTCTATGATTTCCACAACTAGCAGCCACCTTTTATTTCAAAACGGAAAAGGCAAGGACAAAGACTTTGCCAATCAAGACTGCTGCATCTGGTTAAATGGAGGAGTTGACATGCATGGTCTGAAAAACTCCTCTGTAGCTACGTGTCCTTCCTCCTGCCATAGAGTACATACTGTATCGCTCTCCCCTCCGCCCTAAGGCATCTCAGGATGCTCCGCAATGTGGTCAAAACCTTTGCCTCCCATGGGCACTGGCTGGACCATCCCAACCCAGCGACCACAGTATAGACTCTAACGAGCCTGATAGCTTTTATTTTTTGCAACCATAGAGCAGGACGCCTATAGTAACCTCACCCCTTATCAGTAGCCAACAATGCCTGGGTTCCTCCTTGGTctccacacccacaccccaatCTCACCATCctggcccccctccccacccaacatCTCATCCCACTGGGATCCAGGGAgcgcccagccccactcccccccctccctccctacaAGTCACGATGTATCCCCCCAGTCTCGCCAGAGATTCTCCCCTCTAAGTGGCTTCCCTCCAGTGGGCGTGTCCCCCACACCGAAACTCCcctaacccccctccccatcccatctcccccacctctccaggacccccccatctccacctctGCCCACGTTCTATTcaacccaacccccccagcccacctCCACTCCAGGACCCCCACATACCCACCTCCCCACCTACACCTacactcccccaacccccccttccacccccccaTACCCacactccccccaacccccaggcgcatccccccacccccacctggggcCACACTGTACCcaatccagcccccccccgcgcacctcctcccacccccacctggggCCACACTGTACCcaatccagcccccccccgcgcatcaccccccacccccacctggggcCACACTGTACCCAAtccagcccccctcacccccccagtaCCCAACCCCACCCATTCCCCCAGGCTCCCCTGCCCAGTCCCCCCGACCCCCCAGACACTACCCTCCCCCGCGGCTCTCACCGATGAGCTTCTCGTTGACACTCGGGGGAAAGCTGGCCATCTACGGAGCCGCCCTTCGGACCGGCTCTGACACAGATCGGGGCGCTACGGGACTGACCGACCGGACTGAGCACTACCGCTGCGCTAGGCAGGACCGACACTGAGACAAAATGGCCGCCGCGTCCGGGGATGTCGTgtaggggcggggccagggccggcaGGCCACGCCCCATACAGGGGGGCGGAGCTATGAGCGCGCTCACGCACAGCACGTCTCGCCACTGCGAGGCAGCTGTACCGCGGGGCGGCCACGGCCCTCGGAGAAACCATTTAACCATTCCACGGGGGGAGGCGCGTATAGGAGTACGGGGCAGAACCACGGCTGGGGCAGAACCAGGGGGTAGGAGTTAAGGGCTGGATGAGGAACAAGGTTTGTGGTAGAACCAGGGCTTGGACCAGGACCAgaaccaggggcaggggcaggaccagggcttggacCAGAACCAGGGGTAggggcaggaccagggcttggaccagaaccaggggcaggggcaggaccagggcttggaccagaaccagaaccagaaccaggggtaggggcaggaccagggcttggaccagaaccagaaccagaaccaAGAGGCGGGACCAGAACCAAGAGGCAGGACCAgaaccaggggcaggggcag
The Mauremys mutica isolate MM-2020 ecotype Southern chromosome 19, ASM2049712v1, whole genome shotgun sequence genome window above contains:
- the WSB1 gene encoding WD repeat and SOCS box-containing protein 1 — encoded protein: MASFPPSVNEKLIARSRPIGELLAPASPFDKKCGRENWTVAFAPDGSYFAWSQGHRIVKLVPWTQCFNNFLLHSTKNVANSVNARLSRQNSDSGQKNKPCEHIIDCGDIVWSLAFGSSVPEKQSRCVNIEWHRFKFGQDQLLLATGLNNGRIKIWDVYTGKLLLNLMDHTELVRDLTFAPDGSLILVSASRDKTLRVWDLKDDGNMMKVLRGHQNWVYGCAFSPDSSILCSVGASKAVFLWDMDKYSMIRKLEGHHNDVVACEFSPDGALLATASYDTRVYVWDPHIGVILMEFGHLFPAPTPIFAGGANDRWVRSVSFSHDGLHIASLADDKMVRFWSIEEDYPVQVAPLNNGLCCAFSTDGSVLAAGTHDGSVYFWATPKHVSSLQHLCRMAIRRVMPTSQVRNLPVPSKVVEFLSYLT